From a single Larimichthys crocea isolate SSNF chromosome XIII, L_crocea_2.0, whole genome shotgun sequence genomic region:
- the snx10a gene encoding sorting nexin-10A, which produces MDSVLDNFTKTEFISICVQNPRLVKEDWLTHVDYEICLHSNSMCFRKAASCVRRRYSEFVWLRHSLEQNALIIELPKLPPRIPFFSLRNTEQVVQRMKGMQAFLEIVLQSPLLLSDSRLHLFLQSELSITKIEKCVRGKTRYTVAEAIQRSNSGYISRLEDKASCDSDCHSDCESSSSSGFGQSVDTPLQGSPVSSNPLRDPELCSCLSES; this is translated from the exons ATGGACAGTGTGCTCGACAATTTTACAAAAACT GAGTTCATCAGCATTTGTGTTCAAAATCCAAGGCTTGTCAAAGAAGATTGGCTAACACATGTAGACTACGAGATCTGTTTACAT TCCAATAGCATGTGTTTTCGAAAGGCGGCTTCCTGTGTAAGGCGACGTTACAGTGAGTTTGTTTGGCTGCGTCATTCTCTGGAACAGAACGCTCTGATCAT AGAATTACCCAAGTTGCCGCCCCGGATCCCGTTCTTCAGCCTGAGGAACACAGAGCAGGTCGTACAGCGGATGAAGGGCATGCAGGCGTTCTTAGAAAT tGTTCTTCAATCACCTTTGTTGCTATCGGACAGTCGACTCCATCTGTTCCTCCAGTCAGAACTCAGCATCACAAAGATTGAAAAGTGTGTGCGTGGTAAGACTAGGTACACAGTGGCTGAAGCCATACAGCGTTCCAACAGCGGCTACATTAGCAGATTAGAGGACAAGGCCTCCTGTGACTCTGACTGTCACTCTGACTGTGAAAG CTCTTCATCGTCGGGCTTTGGACAAAGTGTAGACACTCCATTGCAAGGAAGCCCAGTCTCTTCGAATCCCCTCAGAGACCCAGAGCTGTGCAGTTGTCTTTCAGAATCATAA